One region of candidate division KSB1 bacterium genomic DNA includes:
- the ndk gene encoding nucleoside-diphosphate kinase: QTLAILKPDCTEANKTGKVIDRILQAGFKILGMKLIRLSGKTAGEFYAVHKERPFYNDLVAFMTSGQCIPMVLEKANSVSAFRELIGVTDPAEASEGTIRKEFATSKQNNIVHGSDSPENAKIEVGFFFSRSELT; this comes from the coding sequence ACAAACACTGGCAATTTTAAAGCCGGATTGCACGGAAGCTAATAAAACAGGTAAGGTAATCGATAGAATTCTTCAGGCAGGATTTAAAATACTCGGTATGAAATTGATACGATTAAGTGGAAAGACTGCGGGTGAATTTTATGCTGTTCACAAAGAAAGGCCCTTTTATAATGATTTAGTTGCATTTATGACTTCAGGACAATGCATCCCCATGGTACTTGAAAAAGCAAATTCCGTATCTGCATTCCGAGAATTGATAGGCGTAACTGATCCGGCTGAAGCATCTGAAGGCACAATCCGAAAAGAATTTGCCACAAGTAAACAGAATAATATTGTTCATGGTTCGGATTCCCCTGAAAATGCAAAAATTGAAGTTGGTTTTTTCTTTTCAAGATCGGAACTAACTTAA